From the genome of Camarhynchus parvulus chromosome 8, STF_HiC, whole genome shotgun sequence, one region includes:
- the LOC115906455 gene encoding uncharacterized protein LOC115906455: protein MVWCKHSNSHLFLSLLSLLSLETSFLIAIMIICNISAIKDWSTFLSQILPSVNKTLNLVQQVEATTSSVVSVLQDPEQDNYLSNSQSMNSSNFTAGLDHLFQYSYSDNDQLYKEYKPPPRDAIPLPKAVLYLLMAALVVVAVAYAIVGHLIKDLIYDFVDWIFGPNPDDNSNKSDINCISNSVNEMSEMPEAPQRQHRERQPQDVVIAISETCHLPQQT from the exons ATGGTTTGGTGTAAGCACAGCAATTCTcacctctttctctcccttttaaGTCTCTTGAGCTTGGAGACCTCTTTCCTCATTGCAATTATGATTATTTGCAACATCAGTGCCATCAAAGATTGGAGCACTTTcctttcccaaatcctccccagcGTTAACAAGACTCTGAACTTGGTACAGCAAGTGGAAGCCACCACCAGCTCGGTGGTGAGTGTCCTCCAGGACCCCGAGCAGGACAACTACCTGTCCAATAGCCAGTCCATGAACTCCAGCAACTTCACAGCTGGCCTGGACCACTTGTTCCAGTACTCATACTCGGACAATGACCAGCTCTACAAGGAGTACAAACCCCCTCCTCGAGATGCCATTCCTCTGCCCAAGGCTGTCCTCTACCTCCTCATGGCAGCcctggtggtggtggcagtggcGTACGCCATCGTCGGGCACCTCATCAAGGACCTCATTTACGACTTTGTAG aCTGGATCTTTGGCCCCAACCCGGATGACAACAGCAACAAGAGCGACATCAACTGCATCAGCAACAGCGTCAACGAGATGAGCGAGATGCCCGAGGCGCCGCAGCGGCAGCACCGGGAGCGGCAGCCCCAGGACGTGGTCATTGCCATCAGCGAGACCTGCCACCTGCCGCAGCAAACGTGA